In the Salvelinus fontinalis isolate EN_2023a chromosome 34, ASM2944872v1, whole genome shotgun sequence genome, one interval contains:
- the LOC129832961 gene encoding coiled-coil domain-containing protein 43-like: protein MAASMADAGEFEKWLNDRLDSLEVDQEVYGAYILGILQEEESDEEKEDALLGILSAFLEDEKLEDVCKEIISQWAESCARSATKNKEDAEVLAIANLIEKQAQIVVKQKEVSQESRKRKEAKEAVLAQYANITDDEDEAEEEEQAFPPSGDKSLFKNTNVEEVLSRKKQQRDQAKEDSHKKKETDKMQREKDKLARQDRKDKEKKRTQKGERKR, encoded by the exons ATGGCGGCGTCCATGGCAGATGCCGGGGAGTTTGAGAAGTGGCTGAATGATCGACTAGACTCCTTAGAAGTGGACCAGGAGGTGTATGGAGCTTATATTTTAGGAATACTTCAAGAGGAGGAGAGTGACGAAGAGAAGGAGGACGCACTGCTAGGAATTCTATCTGCGTTTTTG GAGGATGAGAAACTTGAAGATGTCTGCAAAGAGATCATTAGTCAGTGGGCTGAGAGCTGTGCCCGGTCGGCAACCAAAAACAAGGAGGATG cTGAGGTACTGGCCATTGCCAATCTGATAGAGAAGCAGGCACAGATTGTGGTGAAACAGAAGGAAGTATCTCAGGAGTCCAGGAAGAGGAAAGAAGCGAAAGAAGCAGTCCTGGCTCAATATGCCAATATCACAGATGACGAGGA TGAAGCTGAAGAAGAGGAGCAGGCTTTTCCCCCCAGTGGTGATAAAT CCCTGTTTAAGAACACCAATGTGGAGGAGGTTCTGAGCAGGAAGAAGCAGCAGAGGGACCAGGCTAAGGAAGATTCGCATAAGAAGAAAGAGACGGACAAGATGCAGCGTGAGAAGGATAAACTAGCCAGGCAGGACAGGAAGGACAAGGAGAAGAAACGCACACAGAAAGGAGAACGCAAAAGATGA
- the LOC129832963 gene encoding meiosis-specific coiled-coil domain-containing protein MEIOC-like: protein MAFDRFQSASAGSDSFFSTNKHQTCGTEDNERLLQPYVPLPDFSLPEEPPMSYTPWSAQDDPYQLINCTQNNVKSRNLPDGNDCGSEADLYGLVSNILEEANQMDSYYTEETLSQLKSVWSPKSMSDDCQQYFQSESKVQSNFLPNHVYPESFSKAQGQPINRGSEEFYQRFNGFDTSDQQWLLPSCNGDMDTRYSLQTQELPKPPGLPLPNVGNAYCSNTRPSKHEYNTAEKVGGFCGSGNALSDHMDAFAPSFCPQSKINSQCFDHYYEEFPGQISAKPRRTKQYTMQEVNKLASNIQALMVGEQDNACGREPQNRQSVQMQYDNIMAEQRNFSNTRMPGQSTQAMQFKKELGGEYGAMQRETDGGMKSKQPLQSDFNSKDLSGFGPQHVEYFQQPNSFSASFNPTISHQNKMAVQKGSNPLSTGLSLNQYHYSQQNQLQNKLKQQHQQPRGNCLSSGPSKMLSHSVSEFVPQHSHQMQRGPPPCIQDYSQGDGPSLHSSREGQNQVGMGMGGLRRGASDSDFEMQLDKSRMHMAGLVADGCSSTQHLDGKTRLQTSTHMTGDGDKKQGLLQNPYLDLLGSMYGSQRFGVGNGTVNAGKNPAFLPCMYQAVNDPRQNSCHMSLNSASFNSRSSYLYGGSIPPMDLCDLLPDGEFAAFNPYLNDMMGSSGENPYPGMMGGLRSPRIMRNRGGPMSQLHSHLEECYEQWRVLEKERKKTEDVLTMSYPGKRISVVTSSALPKIPPNPSRVDRLIVDQIREQAKVVSLLGKMERLRSFPLHANICSALDRHLEAIYITQARRKEEFVNTSNRQRQASAHFKEDRDILLLATALKDLCLTTRKSRTALWCALQMTLPKSNTDKLDEQSTSEETSPGRTLIQF, encoded by the exons ATGGCGTTTGATCGATTCCAGAGTGCATCAGCCGGTTCAGACTCATTCTTTTCCACAAATAAGCATCAG ACCTGTGGAACTGAGGACAACGAAAGGCTCTTGCAGCCTTACGTCCCATTACCCGATTTCTCACTGCCAGAAGAACCTCCCATGTCCTACACACCCTGGTCTGCACAGGATGATCCATATCAACTCATTAATTGCACCCAGAACAATGTTAAAAGCAG GAATCTCCCAGATGGAAATGACTGTGGAAGTGAAGCTGATCTCTATGGGCTGGTGTCAAATATCTTGGAAGAGGCTAATCAAATGGACAGTTACTATACTGAAGA GACATTATCCCAACTGAAATCTGTCTGGTCTCCCAAGTCAATGAGCGACGATTGCCAGCAGTACTTCCAGTCAGAGTCCAAAGTGCAGTCCAACTTTCTGCCGAACCATGTTTACCCTGAGTCTTTCAGTAAAGCACAAGGGCAGCCAATTAACAGAGGTTCCGAAGAGTTCTACCAGCGTTTCAACGGCTTTGATACCAGTGACCAGCAGTGGCTCCTCCCTTCCTGCAATGGAGACATGGACACTAGATACTCTCTACAGACCCAAGAGCTGCCGAAGCCGCCGGGGCTACCGCTGCCCAACGTGGGGAACGCCTACTGTTCAAACACGAGGCCGAGTAAACACGAGTACAACACAGCTGAGAAGGTTGGAGGGTTCTGTGGGTCTGGGAACGCTCTTTCTGACCACATGGATGCCTTTGCACCCTCCTTCTGCCCCCAGAGCAAGATAAACAGCCAGTGCTTTGACCACTACTATGAAGAGTTCCCAGGCCAGATCAGCGCCAAGCCCAGAAGGACCAAGCAGTACACCATGCAAGAGGTCAACAAGCTGGCCAGCAACATCCAGGCTCTGATGGTGGGTGAGCAGGACAACGCATGTGGTAGGGAGCCCCAGAACCGGCAGAGTGTGCAGATGCAGTATGACAACATCATGGCCGAACAGAGGAACTTCTCCAACACCAGGATGCCTGGGCAAAGCACTCAAGCCATGCAGTTTAAGAAGGAACTAGGAGGGGAGTATGGAGCCATGCAGAGGGAGACTGATGGCGGAATGAAGAGCAAACAGCCGCTACAGAGTGACTTTAATTCCAAAGACTTATCTGGATTTGGTCCACAACACGTTGAGTATTTCCAACAACCAAACTCATTCTCAGCGTCTTTCAATCCTACAATTTCTCACCAAAACAAGATGGCTGTCCAGAAAGGAAGCAATCCCCTCTCTACGGGCCTGAGTCTGAACCAGTACCATTATAGCCAGCAGAACCAGTTGCAGAACAAACTCAAGCAGCAGCATCAGCAGCCAAGGGGAAACTGTTTATCCTCTGGGCCGTCCAAGATGCTGTCCCACTCTGTGTCTGAGTTTGTACCTCAGCACTCCCACCAGATGCAGAGAGGACCACCACCGTGCATCCAGGACTACAGTCAGGGGGACGGGCCCAGCCTCCACAGCAGCAGGGAAGGACAGAACCAGGTCGGGATGGGCATGGGCGGGCTGAGGAGGGGAGCCAGCGACAGTGACTTTGAGATGCAGCTGGACAAGAGCAGGATGCACATGGCTGGGCTGGTGGCTGATGGCTGCTCCTCCACTCAGCACTTGGATGGGAAGACAAGGCTCCAGACCAGCACTCACATGACAGGAGACGGGGACAAGAAGCAGGGGCTCCTGCAGAACCCTTACCTCGACCTACTCGGCAGCATGTATGGCTCTCAGAGATTCGGCGTAGGAAACGGCACAGTCAACGCAGGAAAGAACCCAGCCTTTCTGCCTTGCATGTATCAGGCTGTGAATGACCCCAGACAGAACTCCTGCCACATGTCTCTGAACTCTGCCAGCTTCAACTCAAGATCCTCCTACCTCTACGGCGGTTCCATCCCCCCCATGGACCTGTGTGACCTGCTGCCAGACGGGGAATTTGCAGCTTTCAACCCTTACCTCAATGACATGATGGGCTCCAGCGGAGAGAACCCTTACCCAGGGATGATGGGAGGCCTCCGCTCCCCGAGGATAATGAGGAACCGGGGAGGACCCATGAGCCAGCTCCACTCCCACCTGGAGGAGTGCTATGAGCAGTGGAGAGtcctggagaaggagaggaagaag ACAGAGGACGTCCTTACCATGAGTTATCCTGGAAAGCGGATTTCTGTGGTGACCAGCAGTGCACTCCCCAAAATCCCACCTAACCCTTCCAGAGTGGACCGTCTCATCGTGGACCAGATCCGAGAACAAGCCAAG GTGGTGAGCCTTCTGGGTAAAATGGAGCGTCTGCGTAGCTTCCCCCTCCATGCCAATATTTGTTCAGCGCTGGACAGACACCTCGAGGCTATTTACATTACCCAGGCCAGACGCAAGGAGGAATTTGTCAACACTTCAAACCGTCAGAGACAGGCCAGCGCACATTTCAAAGAGGACAGAG ATATCCTGCTGCTTGCTACAGCACTGAAGGATCTGTGTTTGACCACAAGGAAGTCCCGCACTGCCCTGTGGTGTGCCCTACAGATGACCCTACCCAAGTCCAACACGGACAAGCTGGATGAGCAGAGCACCTCTGAGGAGACCAGCCCTGGGAGAACACTTATCCAGTTCTAA
- the LOC129832960 gene encoding frizzled-2-like, whose translation MKMDFQTSCVTFFALIMPSMMVSAQGDNGIAFPDHGFCQPISIPLCTDIAYNQTIMPNLVGHYNQEDAGLEVHQFYPLVKVQCSPELKFFLCSMYAPVCTVLEKAIPPCRSICERAKHGCEALMNKFGFQWPERLRCENFPVLGDGHICVGQNESTATAPPVHMPVPGTPGVHVYSTSDRPFRCPSVLKVPTYLNYSFLGELDCGAPCEHSRSSGGYMFFNDKEIYFARIWILIWSSLCCASTLFTVTTYLVDMQRFKYPERPIIFLSGCYTMVSIAYIAGYFLGDKVVCNDSFTPDGYKTIVQGTKKEGCTILFMMLYFFSMASSIWWVILSLTWFLAAGMKWGHEAIEANSQYFHLAAWAVPAVKTISILAMGQIEGDVLSGVCFVGLNSLNPIRGFVLAPLFIYLFIGTSFLLAGFVSLFRIRTIMKHDGTKTEKLERLMVRIGVFSVLYTVPATIVIACFFYEQAFRHHWERSWVSRNCKGLAIPCPMQYTPRMTPDFTVYMIKYLMTLIVGITSGFWIWSGKTLHSWRKFYTRLSNGRHGETTV comes from the coding sequence ATGAAAATGGATTTTCAAACGAGTTGTGTGACTTTTTTCGCACTGATCATGCCGTCAATGATGGTATCAGCGCAAGGGGATAATGGCATTGCTTTCCCGGACCACGGATTTTGCCAACCTATTTCAATTCCACTATGCACGGACATCGCCTACAATCAAACTATCATGCCCAATCTGGTGGGACATTACAATCAAGAGGACGCAGGACTGGAGGTGCACCAGTTTTACCCCTTGGTAAAGGTACAGTGCTCGCCGGAACTTAAATTCTTCCTATGTTCAATGTATGCGCCTGTTTGTACAGTTTTGGAAAAGGCCATTCCACCCTGTCGCTCAATTTGCGAGAGGGCAAAGCACGGCTGCGAGGCGCTCATGAATAAATTCGGGTTCCAGTGGCCAGAACGCCTCCGGTGCGAGAATTTCCCCGTGCTTGGAGACGGGCACATTTGCGTAGGTCAGAATGAATCTACTGCCACTGCCCCGCCCGTACACATGCCAGTCCCTGGAACTCCTGGCGTCCATGTCTACTCCACATCAGACAGGCCTTTCCGCTGTCCATCTGTGCTCAAAGTCCCCACTTATCTGAATTATTCGTTTCTGGGGGAGCTGGATTGTGGAGCACCGTGTGAACACTCCAGGAGCAGTGGAGGCTACATGTTCTTCAATGATAAAGAGATTTATTTTGCACGCATATGGATCCTCATCTGGTCGTCTCTGTGCTGTGCCTCCACCCTATTCACCGTCACCACCTACCTAGTGGACATGCAGCGCTTCAAGTACCCGGAGAGGCCCATTATCTTCCTTTCTGGCTGCTACACCATGGTCTCCATAGCCTATATCGCTGGCTACTTCCTGGGGGACAAGGTGGTGTGCAATGACAGCTTCACCCCAGACGGATATAAGACCATAGTTCAGGGGACCAAGAAGGAGGGCTGCACCATCCTCTTCATGATGCTGTATTTCTTCAGCATGGCCAGCTCCATCTGGTGGGTCATCCTGTCCCTCACCTGGTTCCTGGCAGCTGGGATGAAGTGGGGGCATGAGGCTATTGAGGCCAACTCCCAGTACTTCCACCTGGCAGCCTGGGCCGTGCCCGCCGTGAAGACCATCAGCATCCTGGCCATGGGGCAGATCGAGGGGGACGTGCTCAGTGGGGTGTGCTTTGTGGGCCTCAACAGCCTGAACCCCATACGGGGCTTTGTCCTCGCCCCCCTCTTCATCTACCTCTTCATCGGTACCTCCTTCCTCCTGGCCGGCTTCGTGTCCCTGTTCCGCATCCGCACCATCATGAAGCACGACGGCACCAAGACGGAGAAGCTGGAGCGCCTGATGGTGCGCATCGGGGTGTTCAGCGTGCTCTACACCGTCCCCGCCACCATCGTCATCGCCTGCTTCTTCTACGAGCAGGCCTTCCGCCACCACTGGGAGAGAAGCTGGGTCAGCCGTAACTGTAAAGGCTTAGCCATCCCCTGCCCCATGCAGTACACCCCCCGCATGACCCCCGACTTCACCGTCTACATGATCAAGTACCTGATGACCCTCATAGTGGGCATCACCTCCGGGTTCTGGATCTGGTCTGGCAAGACACTCCACTCCTGGCGCAAGTTCTATACCAGACTCTCAAACGGTAGGCATGGAGAGACCACTGTCTAG